From Pseudomonas poae, the proteins below share one genomic window:
- a CDS encoding RNA methyltransferase: MGNKRYSCIGLYNPKSPENVGSVMRAAGCYGVASVFYTGVRYERARDFITDTKKVHHDIPLIGIDDLKKILPLGCIPVAVELVEGARPLPEYTHPDRALYIFGPEDGSLDKEIRDWCEDVVYIPTTGCMNLAATVNVVLYDRLAKGNNTRSGPKY, encoded by the coding sequence GTGGGCAATAAACGCTACAGCTGCATCGGTCTGTATAACCCCAAATCCCCCGAAAACGTCGGCTCGGTCATGCGTGCCGCCGGTTGCTACGGCGTGGCCTCGGTGTTCTACACCGGGGTGCGTTACGAGCGTGCGCGGGACTTCATCACCGACACCAAGAAAGTCCACCACGACATTCCGCTGATCGGCATCGACGACCTGAAAAAGATCCTGCCGCTGGGCTGCATCCCGGTCGCCGTAGAATTGGTGGAAGGCGCCCGCCCGCTGCCCGAATACACCCACCCGGACCGTGCGCTGTATATCTTCGGCCCCGAAGACGGCTCGCTGGATAAAGAGATCCGCGACTGGTGTGAAGACGTGGTGTACATCCCGACCACCGGCTGCATGAACCTCGCCGCCACCGTCAACGTGGTGCTCTACGACCGCCTGGCCAAGGGCAACAACACCCGTTCGGGCCCCAAGTACTGA
- a CDS encoding transporter substrate-binding domain-containing protein: MKTTITLCVLASLATTALADPTPSRLDEVLQRGTLSVCTTGDYKPYTSLRADGRYEGIDIAMAESLAKSLNANIQWVPTTWKTLMPDFLAQRCDIAVGGISVSLERQKKAFFSQSLGVDGKIPLVRCADVQRYQTVEQINQPQVRVIEPAGGTNEVFARTHLGQAQIRLHDNVTIFDELLAGKADVMITDASEARYQQKLKPGLCAVNPERQMQYSEKAFLLPRDDVAWKSYVDQWLHLSVATGVYDGIVNQWLAAP, from the coding sequence ATGAAAACAACAATAACCCTGTGCGTGCTGGCGAGCCTGGCAACCACTGCACTGGCCGACCCCACGCCCTCGCGCCTGGACGAAGTGCTGCAGCGCGGCACGCTCAGCGTCTGCACCACCGGCGACTACAAGCCCTACACCTCGCTGCGCGCCGATGGCCGCTACGAAGGCATCGACATTGCCATGGCCGAGTCCCTGGCCAAGAGCCTCAACGCAAACATCCAATGGGTGCCCACCACCTGGAAAACCCTGATGCCGGACTTCCTGGCCCAGCGCTGCGACATCGCCGTGGGCGGTATTTCGGTGTCTCTGGAGCGTCAGAAAAAAGCCTTCTTCAGCCAGTCCCTGGGGGTCGACGGCAAGATCCCGCTGGTGCGCTGCGCCGATGTGCAGCGCTACCAGACGGTCGAGCAGATCAACCAGCCTCAGGTGCGGGTGATCGAACCGGCAGGCGGCACCAACGAAGTGTTTGCCCGGACACACCTGGGCCAGGCGCAAATCCGCCTGCATGACAACGTGACCATTTTCGACGAATTGCTGGCGGGCAAGGCCGATGTGATGATCACCGACGCCAGCGAAGCGCGTTACCAGCAAAAGCTCAAGCCTGGGCTGTGCGCGGTCAACCCGGAGCGGCAGATGCAGTACAGCGAAAAAGCTTTCTTGCTGCCACGCGATGATGTGGCATGGAAAAGCTACGTCGACCAGTGGTTACACCTGAGCGTGGCGACCGGGGTGTACGACGGCATCGTCAATCAATGGTTGGCAGCGCCTTGA
- a CDS encoding cache domain-containing protein: MKGLLRISGLLLLLCFGQVHAATTQDQEAQAAKALLEKALAYYQTNGDKAFAAFSRQGEFIDQDRYVFVVDTQGVLLASGGPSSALIGRDVSEVLGPELRQSFKDALKVPQDQGIQQADYRWQNWNDGKVEHKHVFFQRVGERILAVGYYLPRATPEQARALRNKAVNALLKDETGTLKAINSLQGGFLQDDLYVFVVDLNTQRYVAHGTNLRLVNTDFSKIKDPDGKPVGEPILKLMAEQDQGEYKYRWKNPVTDKVENKHAYVRKAEHFMVAVGYYSP; encoded by the coding sequence ATGAAGGGACTGCTCCGAATCAGCGGGCTGCTGCTGTTGTTGTGTTTCGGCCAGGTGCACGCCGCGACGACTCAGGATCAAGAGGCCCAGGCGGCGAAGGCGTTGCTGGAAAAAGCCCTGGCCTACTACCAGACCAACGGCGACAAAGCGTTTGCCGCCTTCAGCCGTCAGGGCGAGTTTATCGACCAGGACCGCTATGTGTTTGTGGTCGACACCCAGGGCGTACTGCTGGCCAGCGGCGGACCGTCTTCCGCGCTGATCGGTCGCGATGTGTCCGAGGTACTGGGGCCGGAGTTGCGCCAGTCCTTCAAGGACGCACTCAAGGTGCCGCAAGACCAGGGCATCCAGCAGGCCGATTACCGCTGGCAGAACTGGAACGACGGCAAGGTCGAACACAAGCATGTGTTTTTCCAGCGCGTTGGCGAAAGGATCCTGGCGGTCGGTTATTACCTGCCGCGAGCCACCCCGGAACAGGCCCGGGCACTGCGCAACAAGGCGGTGAACGCGCTGCTCAAGGATGAAACGGGCACGCTCAAAGCCATCAATTCATTGCAGGGCGGCTTCCTGCAGGATGACCTCTACGTGTTTGTGGTGGACCTCAACACCCAACGCTATGTGGCCCACGGCACTAACCTGCGCTTGGTCAACACTGACTTCAGCAAGATCAAGGACCCCGACGGCAAGCCAGTGGGCGAGCCGATCCTCAAGCTGATGGCCGAACAGGACCAGGGTGAATACAAGTACCGCTGGAAAAACCCGGTGACCGACAAGGTTGAGAACAAACATGCGTATGTGCGCAAGGCCGAGCATTTCATGGTGGCGGTCGGGTACTACAGCCCCTGA
- a CDS encoding class I SAM-dependent methyltransferase: protein MSPQPPSSIEIEFAERCDREHARVCGDTRPPGTLERLAAWRDERLVRHALKVAGEPGLILDLACGSGRFWPVLAEHVNRVILASDNSQTMLDHAVTHHPAALLKRVKTFQGSAFSIGLSANAVDCIFCLELFRHVPSSEGRLALLREFHRVSRDTVIVSVQSRTPVEEEFRQAGFKILKHQEFMPGSHLWRVYVLRKRG from the coding sequence ATGTCGCCACAACCTCCTTCCTCTATAGAGATTGAATTCGCCGAACGCTGTGACCGTGAGCATGCCAGGGTCTGCGGCGATACACGCCCGCCGGGGACGCTTGAGCGCCTGGCGGCGTGGCGCGATGAACGGTTGGTGCGCCACGCCTTGAAAGTGGCCGGCGAACCGGGGCTGATCCTTGATCTGGCCTGTGGCTCGGGGCGCTTCTGGCCGGTGTTGGCGGAACACGTCAACCGGGTGATTCTGGCGTCGGACAATTCCCAGACCATGCTCGACCATGCCGTTACCCATCATCCGGCGGCCTTGCTCAAGCGGGTCAAGACGTTTCAAGGCTCGGCATTTTCCATCGGCTTGTCGGCGAATGCGGTGGACTGCATTTTCTGCCTGGAATTGTTTCGTCATGTGCCCAGCAGCGAAGGGCGCCTGGCGTTGCTGCGCGAGTTTCACCGGGTCAGCCGTGACACGGTGATCGTGTCGGTGCAGTCGCGTACCCCGGTGGAGGAGGAGTTTCGTCAGGCCGGCTTCAAAATCCTCAAACACCAGGAGTTCATGCCGGGCTCGCACCTGTGGCGGGTCTACGTTCTGCGTAAGAGAGGATAA
- a CDS encoding cyclic nucleotide-binding domain-containing protein translates to MSQPTLLNNEIRDMLMDCGLFDPLLPEDFHVAAGYFNISSIAKGEVIFLEGDAGTFMCIIHSGQVAVQKTNPGGQRLTIATLRSGRAFGEMAVLDGERRSASCVAASDCVLLNLGKDSLEKMLNEAPRVAAKIIRAIAIALSKRLRMADGQLLNQQF, encoded by the coding sequence ATGTCCCAACCGACTTTATTGAATAACGAAATTCGCGACATGCTGATGGACTGCGGCCTGTTCGATCCGCTGCTGCCGGAAGATTTTCACGTGGCCGCCGGCTACTTCAATATCAGCAGCATTGCCAAGGGCGAGGTAATTTTTCTCGAGGGCGACGCCGGCACCTTTATGTGCATCATCCACAGCGGCCAGGTGGCGGTGCAAAAAACCAACCCTGGCGGCCAGCGCCTGACCATTGCCACCCTGCGCAGTGGCCGGGCCTTTGGCGAAATGGCGGTGCTTGACGGCGAGCGGCGCTCGGCCAGTTGCGTGGCCGCCAGTGACTGCGTGCTGCTGAACCTGGGCAAGGACTCCCTGGAAAAAATGCTCAACGAAGCACCCAGGGTGGCCGCCAAGATCATCCGTGCGATTGCCATCGCTCTGTCCAAACGCCTGCGCATGGCGGACGGGCAACTACTCAACCAACAGTTCTAG
- a CDS encoding D-2-hydroxyacid dehydrogenase → MRVLIAEQDYPLYAQLLNEAAPDLEVLTSGDSAELSRLAADCPVWLGQPDLLATLLRQGHQPQWLQSTWAGITPLLAEGLPRDYRLTRAVGIFGQVMAEFVLTYMLGHEREVLARLVSQVERKWDSRMGQSLAGRKALIVGTGDIGQRVAEFLLPFGVKLYGIASTAREQAPFIEVAGLDQLGRLVGEVDYVINLLPNTPNTHDLYDAALFKQFKPTGLFINVGRGVAVVDADLVEALKEGHLAGAVIDVCRQEPLPQRHPFWTAWGLLLTGHSSAPTSPAMMVELFVQNLRAYEAKEVLRGEVSFERGY, encoded by the coding sequence ATGCGTGTTCTGATTGCTGAACAGGATTACCCGCTTTACGCCCAACTGCTGAACGAGGCGGCGCCGGACCTTGAGGTGCTGACCAGCGGCGACTCGGCCGAACTGTCGCGTCTGGCCGCAGACTGCCCGGTCTGGCTGGGCCAGCCGGATCTGCTGGCGACCCTGTTGCGCCAGGGTCATCAGCCGCAATGGCTGCAATCGACCTGGGCGGGTATCACGCCGCTGCTGGCCGAGGGTTTGCCGCGTGACTACCGCCTGACCCGTGCGGTCGGCATCTTTGGCCAGGTCATGGCCGAGTTTGTCCTTACCTATATGCTCGGCCACGAGCGCGAAGTGCTGGCGCGGCTGGTCAGCCAGGTGGAACGCAAGTGGGACAGCCGCATGGGCCAGAGCCTGGCGGGGCGCAAAGCGTTGATCGTGGGCACCGGTGATATCGGCCAGCGTGTTGCCGAATTCCTGCTGCCGTTTGGCGTGAAGCTATATGGCATCGCCAGCACGGCACGCGAGCAGGCGCCGTTTATCGAGGTTGCCGGGCTCGATCAACTGGGCCGGCTGGTGGGGGAGGTGGACTACGTGATCAACCTGCTGCCCAACACGCCCAATACCCATGACCTGTACGACGCGGCACTGTTCAAGCAATTCAAGCCGACCGGGTTGTTTATCAATGTCGGGCGCGGTGTGGCCGTGGTGGATGCCGACTTGGTCGAGGCGTTGAAAGAAGGGCACCTGGCCGGTGCGGTAATCGACGTATGTCGTCAGGAGCCATTGCCGCAGCGCCATCCGTTCTGGACTGCGTGGGGGCTGCTGTTGACCGGGCACAGCTCGGCACCGACTTCGCCTGCAATGATGGTGGAATTGTTTGTGCAAAATCTGCGGGCGTATGAAGCCAAGGAAGTTTTGCGCGGAGAGGTCAGCTTCGAACGCGGTTATTGA
- a CDS encoding nitroreductase family protein has translation MTRVADYPIHTQFTDRWSPRAFTGESIPQETLLSFFEAARWAPSAYNSQPWRFLYARRDTPDWERFLGLLNEFNRNWAQHASALVIIASKTDFIAPGATEETPALWHTFDTGSAWGHLALQASISGWHTHGMAGFDQELTRKELKIPEGYALHAAVAVGKLGDKSTLPEYLQGRETPSPRKPLSELVSEGDFSL, from the coding sequence ATGACCCGTGTTGCCGACTATCCGATCCACACCCAGTTCACCGACCGCTGGTCGCCTCGCGCCTTTACCGGCGAGAGCATCCCGCAGGAAACCCTGCTGAGCTTCTTCGAAGCTGCGCGCTGGGCACCGTCGGCCTACAACTCGCAGCCTTGGCGTTTTCTCTACGCACGCCGTGACACGCCGGACTGGGAGCGCTTCCTGGGCCTGCTGAATGAATTCAACCGTAACTGGGCGCAGCATGCGTCGGCCCTGGTGATCATCGCCTCGAAAACCGACTTCATCGCCCCCGGCGCCACCGAAGAAACCCCGGCGCTGTGGCACACCTTCGACACCGGTTCCGCCTGGGGCCACCTGGCACTGCAAGCCAGCATCAGCGGCTGGCACACCCACGGCATGGCCGGCTTCGATCAGGAGCTGACGCGCAAAGAGCTGAAGATTCCAGAAGGGTATGCGCTGCACGCAGCCGTGGCCGTCGGCAAGCTGGGGGACAAATCGACCCTGCCGGAATACCTGCAAGGTCGTGAAACGCCAAGCCCGCGCAAACCGTTGAGCGAGCTGGTCTCGGAAGGTGATTTCAGCCTTTGA
- a CDS encoding YajD family HNH nuclease codes for MSSTNPPSHTAKLDRILADAQRDREMGYRDKALKMYPHVCGRCAREFAGKRLSELTVHHRNHNHDDNPQDGSNWELLCLYCHDNEHSRYTDQQYFGEGSTSSPTIAKATHNPFAALAGLMKKDD; via the coding sequence ATGAGCTCGACCAACCCGCCCTCCCACACCGCCAAGCTGGACCGCATCCTTGCCGATGCCCAGCGTGATCGGGAAATGGGCTACCGCGACAAAGCCTTGAAGATGTACCCCCATGTCTGCGGCCGCTGCGCCCGTGAATTCGCCGGCAAACGCTTGAGCGAACTTACGGTACACCATCGAAATCACAATCATGATGACAACCCCCAGGACGGTTCCAACTGGGAGTTGCTGTGCCTGTACTGCCACGACAACGAACACTCGCGCTATACCGACCAGCAGTACTTCGGCGAAGGCTCCACCAGCAGCCCGACGATTGCCAAGGCCACGCACAACCCGTTCGCGGCGTTGGCGGGGTTGATGAAAAAAGACGACTGA
- a CDS encoding YcgN family cysteine cluster protein, with amino-acid sequence MAAKVEPFWIRKTLEHLDWEEWESLCDGCGLCCLQKLEDEDDNSVYYTRIACKLLDLKTCQCTDYPNRRASVPDCIQLTPGQADQFKWLPPTCGYRLVSERKDLPLWHHLVCGDRDAVHHERISQSGRMLSEGSVPEDDWEDYLIFRAG; translated from the coding sequence ATGGCCGCCAAAGTCGAACCTTTCTGGATACGCAAAACCCTTGAACACCTCGACTGGGAGGAGTGGGAGTCGTTATGCGACGGCTGTGGCCTGTGCTGCCTGCAAAAGCTTGAGGATGAAGACGACAACAGCGTCTATTACACGCGCATCGCCTGCAAGCTGCTGGACCTGAAAACCTGCCAGTGCACCGACTACCCCAACCGCCGCGCCTCGGTGCCCGACTGCATCCAGCTCACCCCTGGCCAGGCCGATCAGTTCAAATGGCTGCCGCCGACCTGCGGCTACCGCTTGGTCAGCGAGCGCAAGGACCTGCCGTTGTGGCACCACCTGGTTTGCGGCGACCGCGACGCTGTGCACCATGAACGCATTTCCCAGTCCGGGCGCATGCTCAGCGAAGGCAGCGTGCCCGAAGATGACTGGGAGGATTACCTGATTTTCCGCGCGGGTTGA
- a CDS encoding MDR family MFS transporter produces the protein MTQLSQPAPPLPAVRSVLASLMMAIFLGALDQTIVAVSMPAISAQFHDVNLLAWVISGYMVAMTVAVPIYGKLGDLYGRRPMMLIGMGLFTLASLFCGMAQSMEQLVLARVLQGIGAGGMISVSQAIIGDIIAPRERGRYQGYFSSMYAVASVAGPVLGGYMTEYLSWRWVFLINLPLGAGAWYVAHRTLVGLPVPQRKPVIDYLGTVLMIIGLTALLLGITEIGQGHDWRDNAVLGLLACALVALTVFVWHERRAREPLLPMHLFVNRSAVLCWCTVFFTSFQAISLTVLMPLRFQTVTGAGADSAALHLLPLAIGLPIGAYSAGRMTSVTGRYKPMILSGALLSPLAILGMAFSAPQDVLLTGVFMLLCGIAGGMQFPTSLVGSQNSVEQRDIGVATSTTNLFRSLGGAVGVACMSAFLLALLQDSSFAHLASGALGGEGSSGNVLLDGLNAAPGPAQDALRGELALTFRHLLIVSAAVSLLGLAAAIAMPNRLLRGREDKAQ, from the coding sequence GTGACTCAGCTCAGTCAGCCCGCTCCACCTCTGCCCGCCGTACGCAGCGTCCTCGCTTCATTGATGATGGCGATCTTCCTTGGCGCCCTGGACCAGACCATCGTCGCGGTGTCCATGCCGGCCATTTCCGCGCAGTTCCACGACGTCAACCTGCTGGCCTGGGTGATCTCCGGCTACATGGTGGCGATGACGGTGGCGGTGCCGATCTACGGCAAGCTCGGCGACCTCTACGGGCGGCGGCCGATGATGCTGATCGGCATGGGCCTGTTCACGTTGGCCTCGCTGTTCTGCGGCATGGCGCAAAGCATGGAGCAACTGGTGCTGGCGCGGGTGCTGCAGGGCATCGGCGCCGGCGGCATGATTTCGGTGAGCCAGGCGATTATCGGCGACATCATCGCGCCCCGTGAGCGCGGCCGCTATCAGGGCTATTTCAGCAGCATGTACGCGGTGGCCAGCGTGGCCGGGCCGGTACTGGGCGGCTACATGACCGAATACCTGTCGTGGCGCTGGGTATTTTTGATCAACCTGCCCTTGGGCGCGGGCGCCTGGTACGTGGCCCATCGCACTCTGGTGGGGTTGCCGGTACCGCAACGCAAGCCGGTGATCGACTACCTCGGCACTGTGCTGATGATCATCGGTTTGACCGCCTTGTTGCTGGGCATTACCGAAATCGGCCAGGGCCATGATTGGCGCGACAACGCAGTGCTGGGGCTGCTGGCCTGTGCGCTGGTGGCGCTGACGGTGTTTGTCTGGCATGAGCGCCGTGCCCGCGAGCCGTTGTTGCCGATGCACTTGTTCGTCAACCGCAGCGCGGTGTTGTGTTGGTGCACGGTATTTTTCACCAGCTTCCAGGCGATTTCCCTGACCGTGCTGATGCCGCTGCGCTTTCAGACAGTCACCGGCGCCGGTGCCGACAGCGCCGCCTTGCACCTGTTGCCCCTGGCGATTGGCCTGCCCATCGGCGCTTATTCCGCGGGGCGCATGACCTCGGTGACCGGGCGCTATAAACCGATGATCCTCAGCGGCGCACTCTTGAGCCCGCTGGCGATTCTCGGCATGGCCTTCAGCGCGCCGCAGGATGTGCTGCTCACCGGCGTGTTCATGCTGCTGTGCGGGATCGCAGGCGGCATGCAGTTCCCGACGTCGCTGGTGGGTTCGCAAAACTCGGTGGAGCAACGCGACATCGGCGTCGCCACCAGCACCACCAACCTGTTCCGCTCCCTCGGCGGGGCGGTGGGGGTGGCGTGCATGTCGGCATTTCTGCTGGCGTTGTTGCAGGATTCGAGTTTCGCGCATTTGGCCAGTGGGGCGTTGGGCGGCGAGGGCAGTTCCGGCAATGTGTTGCTCGATGGCCTGAACGCCGCGCCAGGCCCGGCGCAGGATGCGCTGCGCGGCGAGCTGGCGCTGACGTTCCGGCATTTGCTGATCGTCAGCGCGGCGGTGTCGCTACTGGGGCTGGCGGCGGCGATCGCGATGCCCAATCGGCTGTTGCGCGGGCGAGAGGACAAGGCTCAATAA
- a CDS encoding YcgL domain-containing protein has protein sequence MKRICSIYRSKKKDGMYLYVLKSDALERVPEPLMDAFGKAHHAFDMVLTPERKLSREDITVVLENLDKQGYHLQMPPAEDEYIEHLPEELLRRNDPM, from the coding sequence TTGAAACGTATTTGCTCCATCTATCGCAGCAAGAAAAAAGACGGGATGTACCTCTACGTGCTCAAAAGCGATGCCCTGGAGCGCGTACCGGAGCCGCTGATGGACGCCTTCGGCAAGGCCCATCACGCGTTTGACATGGTGCTGACGCCGGAGCGCAAGCTGTCCCGCGAGGACATCACCGTGGTCCTGGAAAACCTCGACAAGCAGGGCTACCACCTGCAAATGCCGCCGGCCGAAGACGAGTACATCGAGCACTTGCCTGAAGAGCTGCTGCGCCGCAACGACCCGATGTGA
- a CDS encoding DUF2892 domain-containing protein — protein MSDSKTLRPIIEHTPFETRPTQNVHGWERIGSVAGGVMMVGKGLRRGGIFGLIQVAIGGVALARGFTGHSSLKDKLEQGRQEMNSVRTKIERAGAELKNLKTKAEVAAEKATK, from the coding sequence ATGAGCGACAGCAAAACCTTGCGACCTATCATCGAGCACACCCCGTTTGAAACCCGGCCCACCCAGAACGTACATGGCTGGGAACGCATCGGCTCCGTCGCCGGTGGCGTGATGATGGTGGGCAAAGGCCTGCGCCGTGGCGGGATTTTCGGCCTGATTCAGGTGGCGATCGGCGGTGTGGCCCTGGCCCGTGGCTTTACCGGGCACAGCTCGCTCAAGGACAAGCTGGAACAGGGTCGCCAGGAAATGAACAGCGTGCGCACAAAGATCGAACGCGCAGGTGCCGAGTTGAAGAACTTGAAGACCAAAGCCGAAGTGGCGGCCGAGAAAGCCACCAAATAG
- a CDS encoding S9 family peptidase — MPSSNAPIARKAPGQDPYAWLQERDSTEVLDYLKAENAWQEAQLADQQALRETLFEEIKGRILETDLSLPSPWGPYLYYTRTTAGDEYARHYRCHRPADDSNAVDESSEELLLDPNVLANGGFFSLGAFSISPDHQRLAYSLDTSGEEIYTLYVKELATDKVSELAFENCDGSMTWANDSLTLFFGELDDTHRPHKLYRYRLDGTAAQEVFHEPDGRFFLHCYRSSSERQLLLALGSKTTSEIWALDANQPHLDFTCLAPRVEDHEYDVDHGQLNGAWTWFIRSNRDGINYALFVATDIGDVPAESEWQNLIPHSDEVMLDGVSLNAGAMTLSLRIGGLPVIEVHPEGLPAYRVELPDAAYSLYVQNSLEFASNKIRLRYEALNRPAQVRQLELAKGEQLVLKETPVLGVFNADDYVSQRLWATSADGTQVPISLVVKRDQLGKPVPLYLYGYGAYGHSLDPWFSHARLSLLDRGVAFAIAHVRGGGELGEAWYRNGKQEHKQNTFSDFIACAEHLIADGLTTAGQLAISGGSAGGLLIGAVLNQRPELFQAAIAEVPFVDVLNTMLDPELPLTITEYDEWGNPEEPEVYERIKAYAPYENVSAQAYPATLVIAGYNDSRVQYWEAAKWVAKLRDTKTDDNLLLLKTELGAGHGGMSGRYQGLRDVALEYAFVFKALGLV, encoded by the coding sequence ATGCCGTCATCTAACGCCCCGATTGCCCGCAAAGCGCCAGGCCAGGACCCGTACGCCTGGCTGCAAGAGCGTGACAGCACTGAAGTCCTCGATTACCTCAAGGCCGAAAACGCCTGGCAGGAAGCCCAACTGGCCGACCAGCAGGCGCTGCGCGAAACCTTGTTCGAAGAGATCAAGGGCCGCATCCTCGAAACCGACCTGTCCCTGCCCTCCCCGTGGGGCCCGTACCTGTATTACACGCGCACCACCGCCGGTGACGAATATGCCCGCCACTACCGCTGCCACCGCCCGGCGGATGACAGTAACGCGGTGGATGAGAGCAGCGAAGAACTGCTTCTCGACCCTAACGTGCTGGCCAATGGCGGCTTTTTCTCCCTGGGCGCGTTCAGCATCAGCCCCGACCACCAGCGCCTGGCCTACAGCCTGGACACCAGTGGCGAAGAGATCTACACCCTGTACGTGAAGGAATTGGCCACCGACAAGGTCAGCGAACTGGCGTTCGAGAACTGCGACGGCAGCATGACCTGGGCCAATGACAGCCTGACGCTGTTCTTCGGCGAACTGGACGACACCCACCGCCCGCACAAGCTGTATCGCTACCGCCTGGACGGTACAGCGGCGCAGGAAGTGTTCCACGAGCCCGACGGCCGATTCTTCCTGCATTGCTACCGTTCCAGCTCCGAGCGCCAGTTGCTGCTGGCCCTGGGCAGCAAGACCACCAGCGAAATCTGGGCGCTGGACGCCAACCAGCCGCACCTGGATTTCACTTGCCTGGCGCCACGTGTCGAAGACCATGAATACGATGTCGACCACGGCCAGCTCAATGGCGCGTGGACCTGGTTTATCCGCAGCAACCGTGACGGCATCAACTACGCACTGTTCGTGGCTACCGACATCGGCGACGTGCCGGCCGAGAGTGAGTGGCAGAACCTGATCCCCCACAGCGATGAGGTGATGCTCGACGGCGTAAGCCTGAATGCCGGCGCCATGACCTTGAGCCTGCGCATCGGCGGCCTGCCGGTGATCGAAGTGCACCCCGAGGGCTTGCCGGCCTATCGCGTGGAACTGCCTGACGCCGCCTACAGTCTTTACGTACAGAACAGCCTGGAGTTTGCCAGCAACAAGATCCGCCTGCGTTATGAAGCACTAAACCGTCCGGCCCAGGTGCGCCAGCTTGAATTGGCTAAAGGCGAGCAACTGGTGCTCAAGGAAACCCCGGTACTGGGCGTGTTCAACGCCGACGACTATGTCAGCCAGCGCCTGTGGGCCACCTCCGCCGACGGCACCCAGGTGCCGATCAGCCTGGTGGTCAAGCGCGACCAGCTCGGCAAGCCTGTGCCTTTGTACCTGTATGGCTACGGCGCCTACGGCCACAGCCTTGACCCATGGTTCTCGCATGCGCGCCTGAGCCTGCTGGACCGCGGCGTGGCATTCGCCATCGCACATGTACGCGGCGGCGGCGAGCTGGGCGAAGCCTGGTACCGCAACGGCAAGCAGGAGCACAAGCAGAACACCTTCAGCGACTTTATCGCCTGCGCCGAACACCTGATCGCCGACGGCCTGACCACCGCCGGGCAACTGGCGATCAGCGGCGGCAGTGCCGGCGGCCTGTTGATCGGTGCGGTGCTCAACCAGCGCCCGGAGCTATTCCAGGCAGCGATTGCCGAAGTGCCGTTCGTCGACGTGCTCAACACCATGCTCGACCCGGAGCTGCCGCTGACCATCACCGAGTACGACGAGTGGGGCAACCCCGAAGAGCCAGAGGTGTACGAGCGCATCAAAGCCTATGCGCCGTACGAGAACGTCAGCGCCCAGGCCTACCCGGCCACGCTGGTGATCGCCGGCTACAACGACAGCCGAGTGCAGTACTGGGAAGCGGCCAAATGGGTGGCCAAGTTGCGCGATACCAAGACCGACGACAACCTGCTGCTGCTCAAGACCGAGCTGGGTGCCGGCCACGGCGGCATGAGCGGGCGTTATCAGGGATTACGTGACGTAGCGCTCGAATATGCATTTGTGTTCAAGGCGCTGGGCCTGGTTTAA